Proteins from a single region of Oryza brachyantha chromosome 6, ObraRS2, whole genome shotgun sequence:
- the LOC102715947 gene encoding uncharacterized protein LOC102715947, with protein sequence MGDTERSSILVHILVVALCLTAFGFAIAAEHRRSTGSIVTDSFNSTFCVYDSDIATGYGVGAFLFLLSGQSLLVVVTKCMCFGKPLAPGGSRAWSIIYFASSWVSFIIAESCLIAGATKNAYHTKYRHMVYAGSWTCESLRKGVFIAGAVFVVFTMTLNVYFYIYYTKSTSQAAKKINKTTPNVVMTGHP encoded by the exons ATGGGCGACACGGAGAGGAGCTCTATACTGGTGCACATTTTAGTGGTCGCCCTCTGCCTCACCGCATTTGGCTttgccatcgccgccgagcaCCGCCGCAGCACG GGTTCAATTGTTACGGACAGCTTCAATTCCACATTTTGTGTTTATGACTCTGACATTGCTACTGGCTACGGTGTTGGTGCATTCCTGTTTCTCCTTTCTGGTCAGTCACTGCTTGTGGTAGTTACAAAGTGCATGTGTTTCGGCAAACCACTTGCACCTGGTGGAAGTAGAGCCTGGTCAATTATATACTTTGCTTCATCATG GGTCTCATTCATAATTGCCGAGTCATGTCTGATTGCTGGAGCAACAAAGAATGCGTACCATACCAAGTATAGACATATGGTATACGCAGGGAGTTGGACTTGCGAGTCTCTGCGCAAAGGAGTTTTTATTGCAGGAGCAGTCTTCGTGGTATTCACTATGACATTGAACGTATACTTCTACATTTACTACACAAAATCGACAAGCCAAGCtgccaaaaaaatcaacaagacTACACCCAATGTTGTTATGACTGGCCACCCATGA
- the LOC102716222 gene encoding uncharacterized protein LOC102716222: MVQEAPNIITPDAGHHSPPSRLLSKHRPRRRAAAPRATLPPPSPAPGQPDINLCHCCGVRFPPPPPGAKRRPVRPLRSLWRIVLLCTECLYLVRSAAVCSYCLSLDNLPPEDCSVTCRFCNRCVHHYCISGEHRTSLVQPIDVENFVCVDCCPTVKPGGKQGGVAPVHMLQAVAREPRKGEIVAEAKDNAVRKAMEVKLASNRVKEALAPAAAGGGSQRTAGCNPDLPDEELALQLHLAMNGSHRISRAGNTSGGDSAVQGKCHKTMVCGKKVYGDQELCVTNMMDQLDDVETGVEPLCRIGRPARRRLDPSVTIVLALECVVGKHVKESMKVKRKGHLGTKQENELVDRYMRKYSKRNSSKQTKNGNPQFKDTAGGKDKDGDGGNDLAPVK, translated from the coding sequence ATGGTGCAAGAAGCACCCAACATCATCACCCCGGACGCCGGTCACCACTCCCCGCCGTCCCGGCTCCTCTCAAagcaccgcccccgccgccgggccGCAGCTCCCCGGGCGACCCTGCCGCCCCCTTCTCCCGCACCCGGCCAGCCCGACATCAACCTTTGCCACTGCTGCGGTGTAcgcttcccgccgccgccgccgggggccAAGCGCCGACCTGTCCGCCCTCTCCGGTCCCTCTGGCGCATCGTCCTCCTCTGCACGGAATGCCTCTATCTTGTCCGCTCCGCGGCTGTTTGCTCGTACTGCCTCTCCCTCGACAACCTCCCACCCGAGGACTGTTCTGTCACTTGCAGATTCTGCAACCGCTGCGTCCACCACTACTGTATCTCAGGTGAGCATCGCACCTCGCTAGTCCAGCCCATCGATGTGGAGAATTTTGTCTGCGTCGATTGCTGCCCAACCGTCAAACCGGGTGGGAAGCAGGGGGGCGTCGCTCCCGTGCATATGCTGCAGGCAGTCGCCAGGGAGCCGAGGAAGGGGGAAATCGTGGCTGAAGCAAAAGACAATGCCGTGAGGAAGGCTATGGAAGTTAAGCTGGCTTCCAACCGTGTAAAGGAGGCGTTggcccctgctgctgctggagggGGATCTCAGAGGACAGCTGGTTGTAACCCAGATTTGCCAGATGAGGAGTTGGCGTTGCAGCTGCATCTGGCGATGAATGGGTCTCATAGGATTTCACGTGCCGGGAACACGTCTGGTGGTGACTCAGCTGTGCAGGGCAAGTGTCACAAAACTATGGTTTGTGGGAAGAAGGTTTATGGAGATCAGGAACTTTGTGTGACCAACATGATGGATCAGCTTGATGATGTTGAAACTGGAGTAGAGCCACTGTGTCGGATTGGGAGGCCTGCTAGGCGACGATTAGATCCATCAGTCACTATTGTTCTCGCACTAGAGTGTGTGGTTGGTAAACATGTCAAGGAGAGTATGAAAGTTAAAAGGAAGGGTCACCTTGGGACTAAGCAGGAGAATGAGTTGGTGGATCGATATATGAGAAAGTATAGCAAGAGGAATTCAAGTAAGCAGACAAAGAATGGAAACCCTCAATTCAAGGACACCGCTGGTGGAAAAGATAAGGACGGCGATGGTGGTAATGACCTAGCTCCTGTGAAATAG